A window of the Nocardia sp. NBC_01329 genome harbors these coding sequences:
- a CDS encoding MarR family winged helix-turn-helix transcriptional regulator, protein MYHDSDNDVCAKWSETLRRYHVTSCELENALQARHELGLSEFELLQVLGGRCGAEQAEKVKMKDIEAEMYLSQSALSRTVTRLEKAGLVQRAACDFDRRANFLALTPEGRARLEDARPTHLEVLRKHLV, encoded by the coding sequence ATGTACCACGACTCCGACAACGATGTCTGCGCGAAGTGGTCCGAAACGTTGCGTCGCTACCACGTCACCTCGTGTGAACTGGAGAACGCGCTGCAGGCGCGGCACGAGCTCGGGCTCAGTGAGTTCGAACTGCTGCAGGTCCTGGGCGGGCGCTGCGGTGCGGAGCAGGCGGAGAAGGTCAAGATGAAGGATATCGAGGCCGAGATGTACCTGAGCCAGAGCGCGCTCTCCCGCACGGTGACCCGGCTGGAGAAGGCGGGGTTGGTCCAGCGCGCCGCCTGTGATTTCGATCGCCGCGCCAACTTCCTGGCTCTTACTCCCGAAGGTCGCGCACGGCTGGAGGACGCGCGCCCGACGCATCTGGAAGTGCTGCGCAAGCACCTGGTGTAG